TAGGCAAGGCAAACGGCAGCCAGGGCCCCCACGTTCCCTTAGCAAGATAGTTCCCACGCTGCAGGACTGCACCTGCATTCCCACTGTGCTCACTGCACCCAGGACCACCTCTGTACAGTGGTGATGTGCCCCACCACGGGGCTCTGAGCCAGCACAGATGCCTTTCCATGCAGGTCTGCTGTTTGAGGAAGCACACCACAGCCTGGACCCCACCACTCAAGCAGGACACCCGCTGCCACCTCAGAGATGGGCTACGGACTCACATTGCTCATCAGTCCCTTGAAGACAACAAGCTCTGCCTTGAGCTGCTCCACCTTCATGGCCAGTTCTTCTTGGCATGCTTCAGCCTCTTGGGCTTCCTGTCCCAGGGCAGAAGGAGACGTGCACATCAGCaaggggcagctggggagcaggggaaagGGGCGGCGATGCtcacctcctgcagctcagtgaCTCGGTCCTGAAGCTGGACACGCACTGTGTACTCCTCTTCCCATCTAGGGAGAGAAACGTGCCGGTCAGATCCCACCTGCCTCGCATCGCAGGCTGCTGGAGAGAACGGAGTGGCAGCTGCTCACCCCAAAGCTATCCCGGAGGGGGTGAgggtggcagcagggtgggagggagaaCATGCCCAGGAATGCATTGCCGTTTGTTTCCAGGCAGCCACAGCTGCCAAATGCCCGTCAGCCCTCCTGGCCACAAACCCAGCTCCACAACGCTCTTCGCTGACCTCACTTTGGGCTGGCCAGCAGCTCCCGtggtggggggagctggggacaccAACCGCAGGCTCCGCGCAGCAGCTGCAACACGTGGGAATGGGCTTTGAGCTTCTCCGGGTACAGCAGAGCTGCACCCACCTGCACCATATTTGTGGCTCCATTTGTGTGCTTGCATTTGTGTGATTGCATTTGTGTGCCTGCCCTTCAGAAGCACAAAACTCGGTCTAATATCAGACCACATTACACGGCTGTTCTGTGCTTCGATGTGAAGgttagaataaaaaatattttgtcctgCAAGGAACAGTGACGGATTGGCCCGTTTTGTGCGAGGTTGCACCACATTCGCCCACGGATTGATTGGGTTGGGTGGTGGGTACTGCATTAGGCTTTGcaaaaagctgtgcagaagacCGCACTTGGCTGAGCTGCAAggtgcccagccttcctgcccAGACACACGTCACCCAGCAGCGGACTCCACTGTGTTTCGCAGCCATGAGATCATCGTCTTGGGCCGTGCTGCGGCGTTGGCCTGGTCCGTGTTTAGCTGGGAGGCCCCCAGGCTGCACGACTGTTTGCTAAAGGACAATCAGGGAGAGCAAACGGGTTGGCATGCACCCCATGCCCACTGCTGCCCCGTGTGATGCAGCGTGCTGCAAGGCTGCTCCAAGTCCTACCCCTGGCTCTCCTGGGACAGCAGGATTTCTCTGGGAAAGCAACCAGAGCTGggccctgcctggtgctgggagcTCTGGTTTCTGTTTAATGCCTCCAAGCACTGATGACCCCAGCTTTTAAATGGCATGAGGACAGGAAAAACCTCTTCTGCTTACTTGCACCCAGCATGGAAAACAAATCCTGAGGACCAGGAAACCAGAGAGCTCAATAGAAGTCCTCACTCCTGCTATCCTAGGGTAAGGAGACAATCTGATGGTTTGGGCAAGTCCTGACTTATGAATTTCTAAGCTCTTAAAGCTGGCAGTGCTTCTCCTTACTCAGACAAGGACAAAGTGTGTGCTCCTAGCTTTGGTTTTATCCCACAGCTCCAGAAGGTGAGTCAAAGGGGTTTTGCATCCCtttgtgggaagaaaaagacaaagaaggagggaaagagaaagtcAAAAGGTATAATTTTCCTTATATGGGAACTGCTCAAACAAGGCCTCTGTCCCAGGGGAGAAAACGCATTCCaccgttaaaaaaaaattgtcagcgTCTTCCTCAGCACGGAGCTTACTCGCTGTTTTGGTCTCCACCTCCCTCTGGGTCTCTGTACAGCCCGGACTTCCAAAACCTTGGAAGAATTCATTTCACATGGATGCCATGGAAGATGAGTACAGATCAGATAAATGCTAATCTAACGGCAGAAAGCAAGAACGGTTTGCCCCGTGAGCGACGAACCTGCATGCCCATCCTTTTACGAACCCCTCTCTCTCGCACTTGTCTCCTGCCTGGCTCCGTTTCCCTCTTCTGTTCTGCAATGCACCACTCCTAATAATAACCCGACTGCATCACTGCACCCACAGCCCGGAGCAGCCAGGAGCCTCTGCCAGGTTGCTGCTGGTCGGATCCAGGCTTTGCCATACAGCCCCAGCTCGCAGCCTCCTTGCTCCACCATCGCCAGGGCATGCCAGGGGGGACACGCGTCCTTCCCGTGCCACCACACCACAGTGACCTGCctgaagggagagggaagacaGCGAGGTCCCAGCAACAGGCAGAGCCAGCCACCTCCTTGCTGAGCTCGGGCCACCTCTCCCAaagctggggacaggacaagacGCCGTCTCTACAGCCCACATATCCCACTCCCTCAGGTGCGCGTCCCCAAAATTTCACgtggaaaaataagcaaaccCCCAAACCTTTAGAAATCCCATTTACTGCAGACGCTAGGTGCCTTACTCCCGGCTGCACGTTTATGGCAGGTTGGCGCTGCAGGATGCCCCTCAGACTGCTCGGTGCTTGAAGCTGCAcgtttctctctctcttgctaTTTTTGAGCTAATTTGAGCTTAACGCTAATGGTGAactccctgcagcctggcacaCCTTGCTGGAGGGCAGTTGCAGCATGTGTACTGTGGCATTCCTCACGCCACACTTCCAGTGGGTGCCTGCAGCATCCAAAGACGACAACTACTTGGGAATATAGTTGCAGTGGGCAGAACAGACCCGATGAGACTCTCAGACCCCAAAGCGCTTGGCAGGTCTGTATGCTACTCACAGGCATCCTTCACCCCCCTGCAGACCACCTAGCCTCAGACGCCTTCCCAAGTGTGGTTCCTGcagctcttctccttccttttgccCCTAAAACCCCTCCTAGATCCCAGGCTTTAACTTAAGGCCCTGCATATCCAACAAgaagctcctcctgctgcactgcatgAAGGCAATGCTGCCCCGTAACCCACCGGCTCCTCCAGAAGGCACAAGAACCACCACCACGCCTTGCACTGATACAACCCCTTGCCTCTGCCCCCATGCAAAGGGCTGCCTGGAGACAACACCGTCCACATTGTCTCCACGGCAGCCCAGagctgtccctgctcctgcacaggCAAGGGGGACGTTGGGGCTGGCCCTCAGCACAGGCAAGGGCACGGAAACGGGATcctcctctcccatcccctGTTTGGGACCCGGTATAGGAAAGGGTCTGGGGGTGGGGTCtgcttcctcccagctcctggtaACACCGTCCAAAAATAGATCCCACCACCAACATTGGCCCACGGCAGCTCGTCCCTGCTGCCTCAGCCACTACCCCAGCAGGCTTTACCAAAACCTGCTTTCCCAGGCGGGACAACCACCAGAagctctcctttcttcccaggTTTCATCAGCACCAACCAACAAAACAGAGTCAGGCACTCCCAAACCCAGCAGCTTACATGCTCACAAGCCCAGACAGAGGATTTGGCATCCCAGCTGTATCCAAACACCGTCTCCCATCCTCCTTCGGCGCTCTCTCCACTTTCCCTTTCCAAAAAGGTGGCTCCGCTCCCAGCTCAGGTTGCCCTGATGCAGCACTAGCTCCGACCTATCTGATCTAAAAACTCAACGCAAGGAGAGCAGACCACCCCCGGGGAAGGAACCTGACCCTTGCTTAATAAAAAGGCCTTAGgtgcacagaaaagcagaggcaaTCAGTGGGAAAGATGGGGCGCCACCTTTCTTCCTGCAATCCTCTCTTGGTGCCGTTGGAGCACCGGCCATGCAACAGGCACATCTGCTCAGCCAAAGCCTTATAAAGCCAGCAACGTAAGGTGTCATCTCGGATCCCAAGTCCTGATTTTGGCACCAGACCCCACAGTTCCAAGGCACCGGCCAGCAGTACAGTTCACTTGGGTAACACGCTGTGTTTTGCTCCTTTGGGTGCGTACTTAAGCACTAAGTGCTTCTACAGCATCACAGAGTGATTTATCCTCTTCAAAAGTCAGACACTGGGGCAGCAAACAGCCAGTAACTGCATTGCCCTGCCCCGTGCTCTCCCCCAGGCCCTGACCCAGCAACACCAGCTCGCTGCCTGATCTCATCCTACGTGCAGGTCCTGGAGCAGCCTCACAAACTGCCCTGAAAATGCCTGGTGGGAGATTGCTGGAGAAAGCCCCGGCCAGCTGATACCAGGCTGCAAGAGCAAGGCATGAAGGAAAGGGCCTGGGGGAGCCAGCCACCCAGCCTGCCCAAGGGCTTCTCAGCACATCTCCACGTATCCAGAGagccctccttctcctcctcctcctcctggcagcCTCCCCCCACCCAtacctgctctgctccttcacTGCTGCACTTTCACCTTTCTCACCTACTTTCCGGCTGCTCCTCCTTCCTAAGTGTCCCCAGATCCCCTCCCCTTTCAAACCCCTGCTCCTGGAGTCCCGCTATTCCTTCACCATCCGGAGTCCCCGCTTGGGAAGGTGTTTCTCCTCCGGGCGCTGGGCTGAGAAGCCAGAAAACACACGCCCAGCATCCCGAGGGCGTTCGAACACCGGGAGGGAACGAGGAGATCCAAACGTCGAGAGCTGCTTTTTGGGGTCCACCGTCCCTTTCACCTTACCATGCTCACGCTTTCCAGAGCCCAGGCTCCGGAGAAGCCAGGTGACAGGCTGCCAGCCTCTCCCACACCGCCCCGGCTGGGTGAAGCCCTGCGGCCCCCTGGCCGCCCCCTCCTCACCTGCGCTTGTACTCGTCGCGCTCCCTCTTCACCTTGGCCAGCACGTTGTAGAGGGCCCGGATCTCCGGCGTGATGGTGTCGATCTGCACGCCCACCCCGTCCGGGTGGATCCAGGAGACCCCCGGGCCCTGCACCAGGGTGGTCTCCGGCCCCGGGCCCAGCCTCCGGGCCTGCGAGAAGGACCAGATGGTGCCGGGCATGAAGCGGGAGGAGGCGGCCGACAAGGGCGGCGGCGCCTGGGCGGGGGCGCCGGGGTGGCAGCCGGGGGAGCCCAGCGGCCGTGCGGGGCCGCAGAGGGTGGCGGGCCGGGTGCCCCCCAGcccaagccccagccccagccccagcggccGGATAGGGCCCACCAGGCCGGTCTGCACCGCCTGGTCGCGGCGAGGGGGGCCGCGGGCCCGGCCGCCCTCGTCCAgcgcctgctgcagctgcttctccagctgccGGTTGCGCCGCTCCAGCTCGTGGACCTTGGCCAGGAAGCAGCGGAACCGCAGGTTCAGCGTCTTGAGCACGCTGATGTTGGAGCCCAGGTCGTTGCGGAGGGccatggcggcgggcggcggggggaacggggcggcggcggcggcggcggagggcggcggggggggggccccgATCCGCCGCGAAGGGCtcggcggggcgcggggagggcagcggcggcggctcggggcccggcagcccctgctgctcctgcggCAGCAGGAAGAGGTTGGGGCCGAACAGCGGGTTCATGGCTGcggcgggacggggccggggggagcggggggagcggggggagcgaggggagcgggggccggccccg
This is a stretch of genomic DNA from Cygnus atratus isolate AKBS03 ecotype Queensland, Australia chromosome 1, CAtr_DNAZoo_HiC_assembly, whole genome shotgun sequence. It encodes these proteins:
- the IFFO1 gene encoding LOW QUALITY PROTEIN: non-homologous end joining factor IFFO1 (The sequence of the model RefSeq protein was modified relative to this genomic sequence to represent the inferred CDS: inserted 2 bases in 1 codon) → MNPLFGPNLFLLPQEQQGLPGPEPPPLPSPRPAEPFAADRGPPPAXPSAAAAAAPFPPPPAAMALRNDLGSNISVLKTLNLRFRCFLAKVHELERRNRQLEKQLQQALDEGGRARGPPRRDQAVQTGLVGPIRPLGLGLGLGLGGTRPATLCGPARPLGSPGCHPGAPAQAPPPLSAASSRFMPGTIWSFSQARRLGPGPETTLVQGPGVSWIHPDGVGVQIDTITPEIRALYNVLAKVKRERDEYKRRWEEEYTVRVQLQDRVTELQEEAQEAEACQEELAMKVEQLKAELVVFKGLMSNNITELDTKIQEKAMKVDMDICRRIDITAKLCDVAQQRNCEDMIKMFQVPASVGRKRERKQVSDEDTSLSESDASRKPEEEEEDETTAMSINEEMQRMLNQLREYDFEDDCDSLTWEETEETLLLWEDFSGYAIAAAEVQGEQQDDSLEKVIKDTESLFKSREKEYQETIDQIELELATAKNDMNRHLHEYMEMCSMKRGLDVQMETCRRLITQSGDRKSPAFTPASTSESAPNEESEESDRDPPSDASIR